From the Trichocoleus desertorum ATA4-8-CV12 genome, one window contains:
- a CDS encoding AEC family transporter — MPSLGISLLKLYVPLIGWVLLGLILGQRLSPAIAAILGKFLFWIGVPISIVAFLRQASLSGPIWIAPVAAWVAMLLGVGLAWLWWQQYHPPHPPHLNWASGLADRASSVSQPTQGSFLLAAMVGNTGYLGYPVILTLVGSKYFAWALFYDLLGTTLGAYGLGVLMGAHYGIGSQSSGWLAQALIKNPALWSLGLGLMLRTVPLPLAAEQSLYLAAWSNVALSLILIGMRLSQVSSWRSLRLASISVGIKMLLVPLLLGFGLWLIGIKGSAQLVIVLQMAMPPAFATLVIAEAYDLDRDLAVTALAVGSTGLLFTLPLWLWFFS; from the coding sequence ATGCCTAGTTTAGGAATTAGCCTCTTAAAACTTTATGTGCCCTTGATTGGCTGGGTACTGCTGGGGCTAATTCTAGGCCAACGCCTTTCCCCTGCGATCGCTGCTATTTTAGGCAAATTTCTCTTTTGGATTGGCGTCCCGATTAGTATCGTGGCATTTTTGCGGCAGGCTAGCTTGAGTGGCCCTATTTGGATTGCTCCCGTTGCCGCCTGGGTTGCAATGCTTTTAGGGGTAGGGCTGGCTTGGTTGTGGTGGCAACAATACCACCCACCACACCCTCCACATCTCAATTGGGCTTCAGGATTAGCAGACAGGGCTTCTAGTGTCAGCCAACCTACCCAAGGCAGCTTTTTATTAGCGGCAATGGTAGGGAATACTGGATATTTAGGCTACCCAGTCATACTGACTTTGGTTGGGTCAAAATATTTTGCTTGGGCACTGTTCTACGATTTACTCGGAACCACCTTAGGCGCTTACGGGCTGGGTGTGCTGATGGGGGCGCACTATGGCATCGGGAGCCAGTCTTCTGGGTGGTTAGCTCAGGCTCTGATCAAAAACCCAGCGCTTTGGAGTTTAGGGCTGGGACTAATGCTACGAACTGTCCCCTTGCCCCTAGCAGCAGAGCAAAGTCTTTATTTAGCTGCTTGGAGTAATGTAGCTTTGTCTTTAATTTTGATTGGAATGCGATTGAGCCAGGTGTCTTCTTGGCGCAGTCTTCGGCTCGCTTCCATTAGTGTTGGCATCAAGATGCTGCTAGTGCCCTTGCTGCTCGGCTTTGGATTGTGGCTGATTGGCATCAAAGGGTCTGCTCAACTGGTGATTGTGCTGCAAATGGCCATGCCACCCGCGTTTGCCACGCTCGTAATTGCCGAGGCTTACGATTTAGATCGAGATTTAGCCGTAACTGCTCTGGCGGTGGGTTCCACAGGTCTTTTGTTTACCTTGCCACTTTGGTTATGGTTTTTCAGCTAG
- a CDS encoding phosphoribosyltransferase has product MVDLHVSWTEYHQKIEALAAKIYQSNWQFNQIICLAKGGVRVGDILSRIYNQPLAILATSSYGGLNNQVRGSITFSRDLTMTTPNLGSHILLVDDLVDSGITLQRTLTWLDRKYGFYVEEVRTAAIWYKACSVITPDYYVDYLPDNPWIHQPFEKYEQMNPADLAAPQAIAPPTNAQSQSI; this is encoded by the coding sequence ATGGTGGATCTTCACGTTTCTTGGACTGAGTACCATCAAAAAATTGAAGCGCTTGCCGCCAAGATTTATCAGTCCAATTGGCAGTTCAATCAAATTATTTGTTTGGCTAAAGGGGGGGTGCGTGTCGGTGATATTTTGTCACGCATCTATAACCAACCTTTAGCAATTTTGGCTACTTCCTCTTATGGCGGGTTGAACAATCAAGTCAGAGGTTCGATTACTTTTTCCCGTGATCTCACCATGACTACACCTAACTTAGGCAGTCATATTTTGCTGGTTGATGACCTAGTAGATTCGGGGATTACACTACAGCGCACCTTAACTTGGCTCGATCGCAAATATGGATTTTACGTAGAAGAAGTCCGAACGGCTGCGATTTGGTATAAAGCTTGTTCTGTCATTACCCCGGACTATTACGTAGATTACTTACCCGACAATCCTTGGATTCATCAACCCTTTGAGAAGTATGAGCAAATGAACCCAGCGGATTTAGCAGCACCTCAGGCGATCGCGCCGCCCACCAATGCTCAATCTCAGTCAATCTAG
- a CDS encoding DUF4926 domain-containing protein, which yields MSTMNNTVKLLDVVALTVDLPQYNLWRGQVGTVVETLADGIAFEVEFSDRNGRTYESLGLRPEQMMVLHFEPVSPDSKAEMLTV from the coding sequence ATGAGCACGATGAATAATACAGTCAAGTTGCTAGATGTGGTTGCCCTGACCGTTGACCTTCCCCAGTACAATTTGTGGCGTGGGCAGGTTGGAACAGTTGTTGAAACACTAGCAGATGGTATTGCATTCGAAGTTGAATTTAGCGATCGCAACGGGCGTACCTACGAGTCTTTAGGGTTGCGCCCAGAACAAATGATGGTTCTGCATTTTGAGCCAGTATCACCCGATTCAAAAGCTGAAATGCTTACAGTGTAA
- a CDS encoding MFS transporter: protein MNDPFSTADAANVSEDKLSLSTKLAYGAGDLGPAITANLLGVFLLFFFTSVAGLGAGLAANILMIGKVWDAVNDPVVGTLSDRTKSRWGRRHPWMIFGAIPFGIFFFLQWLVPRFSDNPGTNQWGLFWYYVGISILFNTFYTAVNLPYTALTPELTQDYNERTNLNSFRFAFSIGGSILSLVLALVVFNTVKADSAQQYLVLAGVCTILSVLPIYWCVWGTRKRVSVTERQRQASSDGTDPLPYLKQLRIVFSNRAFLFVVGIYLCSWIAVQNTVAVIPYFVVNWMGLSQNTFTQVVLVIQVTALIMLFVWSRVSERLGKKAVYFMGMSLWIIAEIALFFLQPGQVLLMFFLAFLAGFGVSTAYLIPWSMMPDVIELDELQTGQRREGIFYGFMVLLQKVGLAFGLFMVGKVLDGAGFIATTSGQTPPQQPESALLAIRYLVGPLPIVFLLLGLGLAYFYPITREVHAEVLLKLRERKANQGKSPHSDAPESSL, encoded by the coding sequence ATGAACGACCCCTTCTCCACTGCGGACGCTGCCAACGTTTCAGAAGACAAGCTGAGTTTAAGTACCAAGCTGGCCTATGGAGCGGGAGATTTGGGGCCTGCAATTACAGCGAATTTGCTGGGCGTATTTTTGTTGTTCTTCTTCACGAGTGTGGCAGGACTAGGGGCAGGGTTAGCCGCCAATATCTTGATGATTGGCAAGGTGTGGGATGCAGTCAACGACCCGGTTGTCGGCACATTGAGCGATCGCACAAAGAGTCGCTGGGGTCGGCGGCATCCTTGGATGATTTTTGGAGCCATACCCTTTGGCATTTTCTTCTTTTTACAATGGCTGGTGCCCCGCTTTAGCGATAACCCTGGAACCAACCAGTGGGGGTTGTTCTGGTATTACGTTGGCATCTCGATTTTGTTCAACACGTTTTACACAGCTGTCAACCTACCGTATACCGCTTTAACGCCAGAACTTACCCAGGACTATAACGAGCGCACCAACCTCAACAGTTTTCGCTTTGCCTTCTCCATTGGTGGCAGCATTCTCTCCTTAGTGTTAGCCCTAGTCGTTTTTAATACAGTCAAGGCTGACTCTGCCCAGCAGTATCTCGTTCTCGCTGGCGTCTGCACCATTTTGTCAGTGCTGCCGATCTATTGGTGTGTTTGGGGCACCAGAAAACGAGTGAGTGTCACCGAACGACAACGCCAAGCGAGTAGTGATGGTACTGACCCTTTACCCTATTTGAAACAGCTACGCATTGTCTTTAGCAATCGCGCGTTTCTTTTTGTAGTTGGTATTTATCTTTGTTCTTGGATCGCTGTGCAAAATACAGTTGCAGTGATTCCTTACTTTGTCGTTAACTGGATGGGTCTATCCCAGAACACCTTCACTCAGGTGGTACTGGTCATTCAAGTGACCGCTTTAATCATGCTGTTTGTCTGGAGCCGAGTGAGTGAGCGGTTGGGTAAAAAAGCGGTTTACTTCATGGGCATGAGCTTGTGGATCATCGCTGAAATTGCTCTATTTTTCCTCCAGCCAGGGCAAGTACTGCTGATGTTTTTTCTGGCCTTTCTAGCGGGATTTGGCGTGTCAACTGCCTATCTGATTCCTTGGTCTATGATGCCCGACGTGATTGAACTAGACGAGCTACAAACTGGACAGCGCCGTGAAGGAATTTTCTATGGCTTTATGGTGCTGCTCCAGAAAGTAGGACTCGCGTTCGGCTTATTTATGGTCGGCAAAGTTTTAGATGGAGCGGGTTTTATTGCGACCACTTCCGGACAGACGCCGCCCCAGCAACCTGAATCTGCTTTATTAGCAATTCGCTACTTAGTGGGGCCGTTACCCATCGTATTTCTGCTTCTGGGGTTAGGCTTGGCATATTTCTATCCCATTACTCGCGAAGTTCATGCTGAAGTTCTTTTAAAGCTTAGAGAGCGCAAAGCGAACCAAGGTAAAAGTCCTCACTCCGATGCTCCTGAGTCAAGCCTTTAG
- a CDS encoding PAS domain S-box protein has product MRTSEQIQAEIEERLGFFPPFFAPAQPTPEILENLWQQTLFAYLNNPLPPLFKEKLAAYLSRYCAVPYCMICHSCALRPLGMSASEVVKLLESPPPKGTSIKFYLDSLAAQTVPLITWPEPNSLLEESILNGAIYVFLNLDLSKACQSEMRRVLGAYHYNHMSVLLAYIKLCHVWVETHPEVTYEFDQRAQEHLDPLLQEAPRLSRFFRQYRQQVNLEIQNHEQQLLTEIAQHQRIEAVLQDTNQVLQALIQTAPLAIVALDEAGNVKLWNAAAEALFGWENVAVVGQPLPIVPDGKQAEFEQLYQNVRQGKTFTGLQVHRQRQDNTQIDLTISVGPLYNVEGQVNGTIAMIADITEQKRSQELLERLSHQNQLILNSAGEGIYGLDIQGHVTFMNPAASRMVGWEAEALIGKPMHAMIHHSRADGTPHLETDCPIYAVFADGVVRQGLEDVFWRKDGTLFPVEYTSTPIREQGILKGAVVTFKDITERKRAEIQLQQQVERDRLLADIALRIRRSLHLNDILQTAVTEVRNLLQVERAAIYQIIPGQSGQFIVESVALDCVSVMNVALQDPCFDRKYSGQYQQGRISAVDDVYQANYLPCYLELLERVQIRANLLVPIVSNDQLWGLLCVHQCSAPRHWETFEIDSLQRLVTQLAIAIQQSELYEQVQRLNADLEQQVAERTVQLQQALDFEALLKRITDKVRDSLDEDYILSTTVKELAQGLGTICCDTGLYNFDHTASTISHDYSTGPSGVGHTIQMADRPEVYQRLLQGQYLQFSIYAGFRVREIHHASTILACPILDDQGVLGDLWLFRSNRSVFNELEIRLVQQVANQCAIAIRQARLYQKAQTQVAELEMLNRLKDDFLSTVSHELRTPISNMKMAIHMLRIAPSPERQERYLQILQTECTREAELINDLLDLQRLEAASYPMFVVESLNLQDWLPELLEPFRARSQQHQQILRLEFLSQPPPLVSDRASLNRIIAELLNNACKYTPPQGQIILQVDYQPQPQNTLPGSKASVTLAFRNQVEIPATELPRIFEKFYRVPNADPWKQGGTGLGLALVQRLAERLKGNIRVESGAGWTTFLLTLPIQHGSDVSIDA; this is encoded by the coding sequence ATGCGAACTAGCGAACAAATCCAAGCAGAAATAGAAGAACGGCTAGGTTTTTTTCCACCTTTCTTTGCCCCTGCTCAGCCAACTCCAGAAATTTTAGAGAATCTCTGGCAGCAGACTTTGTTTGCTTATCTTAACAATCCTTTGCCACCTTTATTTAAAGAGAAGCTCGCAGCTTATCTGTCACGCTACTGTGCCGTTCCTTACTGCATGATTTGCCACAGTTGCGCCTTGCGACCCTTAGGAATGTCGGCCTCTGAGGTGGTCAAGTTATTAGAGTCTCCGCCTCCTAAAGGAACCAGTATCAAATTTTACCTTGATAGTTTGGCGGCTCAAACTGTACCTTTGATCACATGGCCTGAACCCAACTCATTGCTGGAAGAAAGTATTCTCAACGGGGCAATTTACGTCTTCCTGAACTTGGATCTTTCCAAAGCTTGCCAAAGTGAGATGCGTCGAGTGTTGGGGGCTTACCACTATAACCATATGAGCGTACTTCTCGCTTATATAAAGTTGTGCCATGTTTGGGTAGAGACGCATCCTGAAGTCACCTATGAATTTGACCAGCGGGCGCAAGAACATCTAGATCCACTTCTACAAGAAGCTCCAAGGCTGAGTCGATTTTTTCGTCAATACCGCCAACAGGTAAATTTAGAAATTCAAAATCATGAGCAACAGCTTTTGACAGAGATTGCTCAGCATCAACGCATTGAGGCAGTACTACAAGACACGAATCAGGTTTTGCAAGCGTTGATCCAAACTGCTCCCTTGGCCATTGTTGCTCTGGATGAGGCGGGTAATGTGAAGCTATGGAACGCTGCTGCCGAAGCTTTGTTTGGCTGGGAAAACGTAGCTGTGGTGGGGCAACCCCTGCCCATTGTGCCTGATGGTAAACAAGCCGAATTTGAACAGCTCTATCAAAATGTACGCCAGGGCAAGACGTTCACGGGCTTACAGGTGCATCGTCAAAGGCAGGATAATACCCAGATTGATCTGACCATTTCTGTCGGGCCGCTGTATAACGTTGAGGGACAGGTCAATGGCACGATCGCGATGATTGCAGATATTACCGAGCAAAAGCGATCGCAGGAGTTGCTAGAACGCCTCAGCCATCAAAACCAGTTGATTTTAAACTCGGCAGGGGAGGGCATTTACGGCTTAGATATTCAAGGCCACGTGACTTTCATGAATCCAGCTGCTTCTAGAATGGTGGGTTGGGAAGCAGAGGCGTTGATCGGAAAACCCATGCATGCCATGATTCATCACTCCAGGGCAGATGGGACGCCTCATTTGGAAACAGACTGCCCAATCTACGCTGTATTTGCGGATGGGGTGGTGCGGCAGGGCTTAGAAGATGTGTTTTGGCGCAAAGATGGCACGCTGTTTCCAGTGGAATACACAAGTACGCCCATCCGTGAGCAAGGGATCTTAAAAGGTGCGGTTGTCACATTTAAGGATATTACCGAACGTAAGCGGGCAGAAATACAGCTCCAGCAACAGGTAGAACGCGATCGCTTACTGGCTGATATTGCTTTGCGAATTCGGCGATCGCTGCACTTGAATGACATTCTCCAGACCGCTGTGACTGAGGTGCGGAACCTGCTCCAAGTTGAGCGGGCTGCCATTTATCAGATTATTCCTGGGCAATCCGGACAATTTATCGTGGAATCAGTGGCATTGGATTGTGTATCAGTGATGAATGTCGCACTCCAAGATCCCTGTTTTGATAGAAAGTACAGTGGCCAATATCAGCAGGGGCGGATTTCTGCGGTTGATGATGTTTACCAAGCAAATTATCTGCCTTGCTATCTGGAACTGCTAGAGCGAGTCCAGATCCGAGCAAATTTGCTAGTGCCCATTGTTTCTAATGATCAGCTGTGGGGCTTGCTGTGTGTTCACCAATGCTCTGCGCCGCGTCATTGGGAAACGTTTGAAATTGATTCATTGCAAAGACTCGTTACTCAATTGGCGATCGCCATTCAACAATCGGAACTTTACGAGCAAGTACAACGCTTAAATGCCGATCTAGAGCAGCAAGTGGCAGAGCGTACGGTGCAACTACAGCAAGCCCTAGATTTTGAAGCGCTGCTAAAGCGGATCACCGATAAGGTACGCGATAGTTTAGATGAAGACTACATCTTGAGCACAACTGTCAAGGAGTTAGCGCAGGGCTTGGGTACGATCTGCTGTGACACCGGACTCTACAATTTTGACCACACAGCTTCTACCATCAGTCATGATTACAGCACTGGCCCTTCCGGGGTTGGTCACACCATTCAGATGGCTGATAGACCAGAAGTTTACCAGCGGCTTTTACAAGGTCAGTATTTACAATTCTCGATCTATGCAGGTTTTAGAGTACGAGAGATCCATCATGCATCTACCATCCTGGCTTGTCCGATCTTGGATGACCAAGGAGTACTAGGAGATCTCTGGCTTTTTCGTTCCAACCGTTCAGTCTTTAATGAGCTAGAAATTCGCTTAGTGCAACAAGTGGCAAACCAGTGCGCGATCGCCATCCGCCAAGCCCGCCTTTACCAAAAAGCTCAAACTCAAGTGGCTGAACTGGAGATGCTGAATCGGCTCAAAGATGACTTCCTCAGCACCGTGTCTCATGAGCTTCGGACTCCCATCTCCAACATGAAAATGGCGATTCACATGCTGCGGATAGCGCCCAGTCCAGAGCGACAAGAGCGCTACTTACAGATTTTGCAGACTGAATGTACCCGTGAAGCGGAGCTGATCAACGATCTTCTGGATTTACAGCGTCTTGAAGCTGCTTCTTATCCCATGTTTGTGGTGGAGTCACTCAATTTGCAGGATTGGCTCCCCGAACTCTTAGAACCATTTCGGGCGCGATCGCAACAGCACCAACAAATCTTGCGCTTAGAGTTCTTGTCACAGCCTCCACCCTTAGTGTCGGATCGAGCTAGCCTAAACCGAATTATTGCCGAACTGCTCAACAACGCTTGCAAATACACCCCACCCCAAGGCCAGATTATCCTCCAGGTTGACTACCAACCCCAACCCCAAAACACACTGCCCGGAAGCAAAGCCAGCGTTACTTTGGCGTTTCGCAATCAAGTAGAAATTCCTGCCACCGAGCTACCTCGGATCTTTGAAAAATTTTATCGGGTGCCGAATGCTGACCCCTGGAAGCAAGGTGGCACAGGTCTGGGTTTGGCTCTAGTCCAACGACTGGCAGAACGGCTGAAAGGCAATATTCGAGTAGAAAGTGGGGCGGGATGGACTACTTTTTTGTTAACACTGCCGATTCAGCACGGCTCTGACGTCTCTATCGATGCCTAA